The Rhinolophus ferrumequinum isolate MPI-CBG mRhiFer1 chromosome 4, mRhiFer1_v1.p, whole genome shotgun sequence genome has a window encoding:
- the PDLIM3 gene encoding PDZ and LIM domain protein 3 isoform X2 encodes MPQNVVLPGPAPWGFRLSGGIDFNQPLIITRITPGSKAAAANLCPGDVILAIDGFGTESMTHADAQDRIKAAAHQLCLKIDRAETRLWSPQVSEDGKAHPFKINLESEPQEFKPIGTGYNRRAQPFVAAANIDDKRQVVSASYNSPIGLYSTSNIQDALHGQLRGLIPSSPQNEPTVSGPPQSDVYRMLHDNRDEPTQPRQSGSFRVLQELVNDGPDDRPAGTRSVRAPVTKVHGGAGSTQKMPLCDKCGSGIVGAVVKARDKYRHPECFVCADCSLNLKQKGYFFVEGELYCETHARARTRPPEGYDTVTLYPKA; translated from the exons ATTACTCCAGGAAGCAAGGCGGCAGCTGCCAACCTGTGTCCTGGAGATGTCATCCTGGCTATTGATGGCTTCGGTACAGAGTCTATGACTCATGCTGATGCACAGGACAGGATTAAAGCAGCAGCACACCAGCTATGTCTCAAAATTGACAG gGCAGAAACTCGCTTGTGGTCTCCACAGGTATCTGAAGATGGGAAGGCTCATCCTTTCAAAATCAACTTAGAATCAGAACCACAG GAGTTCAAACCCATTGGTACCGGGTACAACAGAAGGGCCCAGCCTTTTGTTGCAGCAGCAAACATTGATGACAAAAGACAGGTAGTGAGCGCTTCCTATAACTCACCCATTGGGCTCTATTCAACTAGCAATATACAAGATGCACTTCATGGACAGCTGCGGGGTCTCATTCCTAGTTCACCTCAAAA TGAACCCACAGTCTCGGGGCCCCCCCAGTCAGATGTGTACCGGATGCTCCATGACAATCGGGATGAACCTACTCAGCCTCGCCAGTCAGGCTCCTTCAGGGTGCTCCAGGAACTCGTTAACGATGGTCCCG atgacCGTCCTGCTGGAACTCGGAGTGTGAGAGCTCCAGTTACAAAAGTCCACGGTGGTGCTGGCAGCACACAGAAGATGCCACTCTGTGACAAATGTGGGAGTGGCATTGt tggGGCCGTTGTGAAGGCGCGGGATAAGTACCGGCATCCAGAGTGCTTTGTGTGTGCTGACTGCAGCCTCAACCTCAAGCAAAAGGGCTACTTCTTCGTGGAGGGGGAGCTGTACTGCGAAACTCATGCAAGAGCCCGCACGAGGCCCCCAGAGGGCTATGACACAGTCACTCTGTATCCCAAAGCTTAA
- the PDLIM3 gene encoding PDZ and LIM domain protein 3 isoform X1 has protein sequence MPQNVVLPGPAPWGFRLSGGIDFNQPLIITRITPGSKAAAANLCPGDVILAIDGFGTESMTHADAQDRIKAAAHQLCLKIDRAETRLWSPQVSEDGKAHPFKINLESEPQDVNYFEHKHNIRPKPFIIPGRSSGCSTPSGIDGSSGRSTPSSVSTISTICPGDLKVAAKMAPNIPLEMELPGVKIVHAQFNTPMQLYSDDNIMETLQGQVSTALGEAPPMSEPTVSGPPQSDVYRMLHDNRDEPTQPRQSGSFRVLQELVNDGPDDRPAGTRSVRAPVTKVHGGAGSTQKMPLCDKCGSGIVGAVVKARDKYRHPECFVCADCSLNLKQKGYFFVEGELYCETHARARTRPPEGYDTVTLYPKA, from the exons ATTACTCCAGGAAGCAAGGCGGCAGCTGCCAACCTGTGTCCTGGAGATGTCATCCTGGCTATTGATGGCTTCGGTACAGAGTCTATGACTCATGCTGATGCACAGGACAGGATTAAAGCAGCAGCACACCAGCTATGTCTCAAAATTGACAG gGCAGAAACTCGCTTGTGGTCTCCACAGGTATCTGAAGATGGGAAGGCTCATCCTTTCAAAATCAACTTAGAATCAGAACCACAG GATGTGAACTACTTTGAACACAAGCACAATATTCGGCCCAAACCTTTCATAATCCCAGGCCGAAGCAG TGGATGCAGTACTCCGTCCGGTATTGACGGTAGCAGTGGACGTAGCACCCCTTCTTCTGTCAGTACTATTAGTACTATTTGCCCAGGTGACTTGAAAGTTGCTGCTAAGATGGCCCCTAACATTCCTTTGGAAATGGAACTTCCTGGTGTGAAGATTGTACATGCTCAGTTTAATACACCTATGCAGTTGTACTCAGATGACAATATTATGGAAACACTTCAGGGTCAGGTTTCAACAGCTCTAGGGGAAGCACCCCCAATGAG TGAACCCACAGTCTCGGGGCCCCCCCAGTCAGATGTGTACCGGATGCTCCATGACAATCGGGATGAACCTACTCAGCCTCGCCAGTCAGGCTCCTTCAGGGTGCTCCAGGAACTCGTTAACGATGGTCCCG atgacCGTCCTGCTGGAACTCGGAGTGTGAGAGCTCCAGTTACAAAAGTCCACGGTGGTGCTGGCAGCACACAGAAGATGCCACTCTGTGACAAATGTGGGAGTGGCATTGt tggGGCCGTTGTGAAGGCGCGGGATAAGTACCGGCATCCAGAGTGCTTTGTGTGTGCTGACTGCAGCCTCAACCTCAAGCAAAAGGGCTACTTCTTCGTGGAGGGGGAGCTGTACTGCGAAACTCATGCAAGAGCCCGCACGAGGCCCCCAGAGGGCTATGACACAGTCACTCTGTATCCCAAAGCTTAA
- the LOC117021791 gene encoding elongation factor 1-alpha 1-like, which yields MGKEKTHINIVVIGHVDSGKSTTTDHLIYKCGGIDKRTIEKFEKEAAEMGKGSFKYAWVLDKLKAEREHGITIDISLWKFETSKYYVTIIDAPGHRDFIKNMITGTSQADCAVLIVAAGVGEFEAGISKNGQTREHALLAYTLGVKQLIVGVNKMDSTEPPYSQKRYEEIVKEVSTYIKKIGYNPDTVAFVPISGWNGDNMLEPSANMPWFKGWKVTRKDGSASGTTLLEALDCILPPTRPTDKPLRLPLQDVYKIGGIGTVPVGRVETGVLKPGMVVTFAPVNVTTEVKSVEMHHEALSEALPGDNVGFNVKNVSVKDVRRGNVAGDSKNDPPMEAAGFTAQVIILNHPGQISAGYAPVLDCHTAHIACKFAELKEKIDRRSGKKLEDGPKFLKSGDAAIVDMVPGKPMCVESFFDYPPLGRFAVRDMRQTVAVGVIKAVDKKAAGAGEVTKSAQKAQKAK from the coding sequence atgggaaaggaaaagacacacatcaaCATCGTCGTCATTGGACACGTAGATTCCGGCAAGTCTACCACTACTGATCATCTGATCTACAAATGTGGTGGGATCGACAAAAGAACcattgaaaaatttgagaaggaggctgctgagatgggaaagggctCCTTCAAGTATGCCTGGGtcttggataaactgaaagctgaacgTGAGCATGGGATCACCATTGATATCTCCCTGTGGAAATTCGAGACCAGCAAGTATTATGTGACCATCATCgatgccccaggacacagagactttatcaaaaacatgattacaggcacatctcaggctgactgtgctgtcctgattgttgctgctggtgtTGGTGAATTCGAAGCAGGTATCTCCAAGAATGGGCAGACCCGTGAGCATGCCCTTCTGGCTTACACACTGGGTGTGAAACAACTGATTGTTGGTGtgaacaaaatggattccactgagccgccctacagccagaagagatacgaggaaatcgttaaggaagtcagcacctacattaagaaaattggctacaaccctgacacagtcgcatttgtgccaatttctggttggaatggtgacaacatgctggagccaagtgctaacatgccttggttcaagggatggaaagtcacccgtaaggatggcagtgccagtggaaCCACACTGCTTGAAGCTCTGGATTGCATCCTGCCACCAACTCGTCCAACTGACAAGCCTTTGCGTCTGCCCCTCCAGGatgtctacaaaattggtggtattggcactgtccctgtgggccgagtggagactggtgttctcaAACCCGGCATGGTGGTCACCTTTGCTCCAGTCAATGTTACAACTGaagtaaagtctgttgaaatgcaccatgaagctttgagtgaagctcttcctggggacaatgtgggcttcaatgtcaaaaatgtgtctgtcaaagatgttcgtcgtggcaatgtggctggtgacagcaaaaatgacccaCCAATGGAGGCAGCTGGCTTCACTGCTCAGGTGATTATCCTGAATCATCCAGGCCAAATCAGTGCCGGATATGCACCTGTGCTTgattgtcacacagctcacattgcttgcaaatttgctgagctgaaggagaagattgaTCGTCGTTcagggaaaaagctggaagatggccccaagtttttgaaatctggtgatgctgCCATCGTTGACATGGTTCCTGGCAAAcccatgtgtgttgagagcttcttTGACTACCCTCCTCTTGGTCGTTTTGCTGTTcgtgacatgagacagacagttgccgtgggtgtcatcaaagcagtggacaagaaagcagctggagctggcgaggtcaccaagtctgcccagaaagctcagaaggctaaatga